From the Pseudomonadales bacterium genome, one window contains:
- a CDS encoding elongation factor P hydroxylase: MHCLPLCLLFNRLFVPSHATLLQGGGEEPIYLPATPGQPLHLIRFRHDYFASALHEVAHWCIAGPTRRQQVDYGYWYCPDGRNADEQARFEQVEAVPQAVEWLLTLATGARFRLSLDNLNGALPSTRHRFAEQVSRQAARYREQGLPPRAERFARTLADHYQQPWPPAPASFDPDRC, from the coding sequence ATGCACTGCCTCCCCCTCTGCCTGCTGTTCAACCGCCTGTTCGTTCCCAGCCATGCCACCCTGCTGCAGGGTGGCGGCGAGGAGCCGATCTACCTGCCGGCCACGCCGGGACAGCCACTGCATCTGATCCGCTTTCGCCATGACTACTTCGCCAGCGCGCTGCATGAGGTGGCACACTGGTGCATCGCCGGCCCGACCCGGCGCCAGCAGGTCGACTATGGCTACTGGTACTGCCCGGATGGCCGCAATGCCGATGAGCAGGCCCGCTTCGAGCAGGTGGAGGCGGTGCCGCAGGCGGTGGAGTGGCTGCTCACCCTCGCCACCGGCGCCCGTTTCCGGCTCAGCCTCGACAACCTGAACGGCGCCCTCCCCTCGACCCGGCACAGGTTCGCCGAACAGGTGTCGAGGCAGGCAGCGCGCTACCGCGAGCAGGGGCTGCCGCCGCGCGCCGAGCGGTTTGCCCGTACGCTGGCCGACCACTATCAACAGCCCTGGCCGCCCGCTCCGGCCAGTTTCGACCCCGATCGGTGCTGA
- a CDS encoding pyridoxal phosphate-dependent aminotransferase: MSDRRFAARVAEIEPFRVMAVLEQARALEQAGRDIIHMEVGEPDFPTAAPIVEAGRAALAAGRTQYSPALGLPELRAAISDHYRRTQGLDIDPRRILITAGASGALLLAAALLVEPGSGVLLADPGYPCNRHFIRLFGGEPQAVAVAAAQRFQLLPALAQQQWRPNSRGLLLATPSNPTGTVLNRSDLRGFAELAVQKEAFVLVDEIYQGLTYGSDAPSMLAFTDEAYVINSFSKYFGMTGWRLGWLVAPPTAVAPLEKLAQNLFIAPSTPAQHAALAAFSASTIELLEAQRGEFQRRRDLLLPALRQAGLVIEREPEGAFYLYAAIDHLGLDSETFCLRLLEEEGVAITPGTDFGQYRANDFVRVAYTADIDRLAQAAARIARFVARLG; encoded by the coding sequence ATGAGTGACCGGCGATTCGCCGCCCGGGTGGCCGAGATCGAACCCTTTCGGGTGATGGCGGTGCTGGAGCAGGCCCGCGCGCTGGAGCAGGCGGGCCGGGACATCATCCACATGGAGGTGGGTGAGCCCGATTTTCCCACCGCCGCACCGATTGTCGAAGCCGGCCGGGCCGCGCTGGCTGCGGGCCGGACTCAATACAGCCCGGCGCTGGGGCTGCCCGAACTGCGCGCGGCGATCAGCGACCACTATCGGCGTACCCAAGGGCTCGACATCGACCCGCGACGCATCCTCATCACCGCTGGGGCCTCCGGCGCACTGCTGCTGGCCGCCGCGCTGCTGGTGGAGCCGGGCAGCGGCGTGCTGCTGGCCGATCCGGGCTACCCCTGCAACCGCCACTTCATTCGGCTGTTCGGCGGCGAACCCCAGGCGGTGGCGGTGGCGGCCGCGCAACGCTTTCAACTGCTGCCGGCGCTGGCGCAGCAACAGTGGCGGCCGAACAGCCGTGGCCTGCTGCTGGCAACCCCTTCCAACCCGACTGGCACCGTGCTGAACCGGAGCGATCTGCGTGGTTTCGCTGAGCTGGCCGTGCAAAAGGAGGCCTTTGTGCTGGTGGATGAGATCTACCAGGGGCTCACCTACGGCAGCGATGCGCCCTCGATGCTGGCCTTCACCGACGAAGCCTATGTGATCAACAGCTTTTCGAAATATTTCGGCATGACCGGCTGGCGACTCGGCTGGCTGGTGGCGCCGCCCACGGCCGTTGCCCCGCTGGAGAAGTTGGCGCAGAACCTGTTCATCGCCCCGTCGACACCGGCACAGCACGCGGCGCTGGCGGCCTTTTCGGCATCGACGATCGAGCTTCTCGAAGCGCAGCGTGGCGAGTTCCAGCGGCGACGCGATCTGCTGCTGCCGGCGCTGCGGCAGGCCGGCCTCGTGATCGAACGGGAGCCGGAGGGGGCCTTCTACCTCTATGCGGCGATCGACCATCTGGGACTCGACAGCGAGACCTTCTGCCTGCGCCTGCTCGAAGAAGAAGGGGTGGCCATCACCCCAGGCACCGACTTCGGTCAGTACCGCGCCAACGACTTCGTGCGGGTGGCCTACACCGCCGACATCGACCGACTGGCGCAGGCGGCGGCGCGCATCGCCCGCTTCGTGGCGCGGCTGGGATGA
- a CDS encoding alpha/beta hydrolase, whose protein sequence is MPNLPAAPPHALIRWSHRVEPGLTLRGWRTPPSGKPLLHFVHGNGFCGLSYWAMLRRLGSHYDLFLSDVQGHGDSDAGERFDGWQVTVERLFAVIERFAPEWGEVPVHGVGHSFGGVLTLSLAALHPQLFSSIVVLDPVLFPPELMQAEIESRQRGESPMARDARLRTALWPSRAAAWRHLHQRGGYKGWSDEAFACFIDHALYADDGGQYRLKCPPQIEAAIYSSVPLDYWRLIPQIDCPGAILHGDSTMPFIAPAVARALQLNPGLQAEQVTGGHCFMQEQPAATAERVAQWLQRLAPSAADCAATARQALHTP, encoded by the coding sequence ATGCCGAACCTGCCTGCCGCCCCGCCCCACGCCCTGATCCGCTGGAGTCACCGTGTCGAACCCGGATTGACGCTGCGCGGCTGGCGCACGCCGCCCTCCGGCAAGCCGCTGCTGCACTTCGTGCATGGCAACGGCTTCTGCGGCCTCAGCTATTGGGCGATGCTGCGTCGGCTCGGCAGCCACTATGACCTGTTTCTGAGCGATGTGCAGGGGCATGGCGACAGCGATGCCGGGGAGCGGTTCGATGGCTGGCAGGTCACCGTGGAGCGGCTCTTTGCGGTGATCGAGCGGTTTGCGCCCGAGTGGGGCGAGGTGCCGGTGCATGGCGTTGGCCACAGTTTTGGCGGTGTGTTGACGCTGTCGCTGGCGGCGCTGCATCCGCAGCTCTTCAGCAGCATCGTCGTGCTCGACCCGGTGCTGTTTCCGCCGGAATTGATGCAGGCCGAGATCGAGAGCCGCCAGCGGGGCGAGTCGCCGATGGCACGTGACGCGCGGCTGCGCACCGCCCTCTGGCCATCGCGCGCCGCTGCCTGGCGCCATCTGCATCAGCGCGGTGGTTACAAGGGCTGGAGTGACGAGGCGTTCGCCTGCTTCATCGACCATGCGCTGTACGCCGACGACGGCGGCCAGTATCGGCTCAAGTGCCCGCCGCAGATCGAGGCGGCCATCTACAGCTCGGTGCCGCTCGATTACTGGCGGCTGATTCCGCAGATCGACTGCCCGGGTGCGATTCTCCATGGCGATTCGACCATGCCTTTCATCGCGCCGGCCGTGGCCCGGGCGTTGCAGCTCAATCCGGGGTTGCAGGCCGAGCAGGTCACGGGCGGTCACTGTTTCATGCAGGAGCAACCAGCCGCCACCGCCGAGCGGGTCGCGCAGTGGTTGCAGCGGCTGGCGCCGTCGGCGGCCGACTGTGCCGCTACGGCGCGGCAGGCGCTGCACACTCCGTAG
- a CDS encoding cation transporter, which translates to MSDNCCGPTPAVALTPRYRKALWVALLVNSLMFFVEVAGSLRSGSSALLADAIDFAGDAANYGLSLAVLSLALVWRSRAAWIKGATMALFGLLVLGRTGWAALHGLLPETWTMGLVALLALAANAGVALLLYAFRDGDANMRSVWLCSRNDAIGNLAVILAAGGVALTGSRWPDLLVAVALALLALSSGVSIMRHARDELNSALPSAVQSCQSDPCGR; encoded by the coding sequence ATGTCCGACAACTGCTGCGGACCCACCCCTGCTGTCGCGCTCACCCCCCGTTACCGCAAGGCGTTGTGGGTCGCCTTGCTGGTCAACAGTCTGATGTTCTTCGTCGAGGTCGCCGGCAGCCTGCGGTCAGGCTCCTCCGCGCTGCTGGCCGATGCGATCGATTTTGCCGGTGATGCCGCCAACTACGGTTTGTCACTGGCAGTGCTGTCGCTGGCGCTGGTGTGGCGCTCGCGCGCTGCCTGGATCAAGGGCGCCACGATGGCGCTGTTCGGGCTGCTGGTGCTGGGCAGAACCGGCTGGGCAGCGCTGCACGGGCTGCTGCCCGAGACCTGGACGATGGGTCTGGTGGCACTGCTGGCGCTGGCCGCCAATGCCGGCGTGGCGCTGCTGCTCTATGCCTTTCGCGATGGCGATGCCAACATGCGCTCGGTCTGGCTCTGCAGCCGCAACGATGCGATCGGCAATCTGGCGGTGATTCTGGCCGCCGGTGGCGTGGCCCTCACCGGCAGCCGCTGGCCCGACCTGCTGGTGGCGGTGGCCTTGGCGCTGCTGGCACTGAGTTCGGGCGTCTCCATCATGCGCCATGCCCGCGATGAGTTGAACAGCGCGTTGCCATCCGCCGTGCAGAGCTGCCAAAGCGACCCCTGCGGCCGGTGA
- the gluQRS gene encoding tRNA glutamyl-Q(34) synthetase GluQRS yields the protein MARLQAGTESPLHPPSRRYRGRFAPSPTGPLHLGSLLTAVASYLDARQAGGDWLLRIENIDPVREASGAESQILHALEQHGLHWDGPLERQWSRMSHYREVAERLRERDLAYRCQCSRSELASLGGQHPATCRHRPPAANLPSALRVDVGDRPIRFIDLIQGPQQFQLARDGGDFVIWRRDDLVSYQLAVLLDDLRQGISRVVRGVDLLDSTPRQIHLAMLLGEPPPDYGHLPVLVNRSGAKLSKQNLAPALDLSRARQNLHAVLTLLRLEPPPALRHEAVRTQLDWATPRWSLAALQGCRSLPMPERLAD from the coding sequence ATGGCGCGCCTCCAGGCTGGCACCGAATCCCCCCTGCACCCTCCCTCCCGCCGTTATCGGGGCCGCTTTGCCCCCTCGCCGACCGGCCCCCTCCATCTGGGCTCCCTGCTGACCGCGGTGGCCAGTTACCTCGACGCCCGCCAGGCCGGCGGCGACTGGCTGCTGCGGATCGAGAACATCGATCCGGTCCGTGAGGCCAGCGGGGCCGAATCGCAGATTCTGCATGCGCTGGAGCAGCATGGTCTCCATTGGGATGGCCCACTGGAGCGGCAATGGTCGCGGATGTCGCACTACCGCGAGGTGGCGGAGCGGTTGCGCGAACGCGATCTGGCTTACCGCTGCCAATGCAGCCGCAGCGAACTGGCCTCCCTGGGCGGACAGCATCCCGCCACCTGCCGTCATCGCCCCCCGGCGGCCAATCTCCCCAGTGCATTGCGGGTCGATGTCGGCGACCGGCCGATCCGCTTCATCGACCTGATTCAGGGGCCGCAGCAATTTCAGCTCGCCCGCGATGGGGGCGATTTTGTCATCTGGCGGCGCGATGACCTGGTCAGTTATCAACTGGCGGTGCTGCTCGATGACCTGCGCCAAGGCATCAGCCGGGTGGTACGCGGGGTCGACCTGCTCGACTCCACGCCGCGCCAGATCCATCTGGCCATGCTGCTGGGAGAGCCGCCACCCGACTATGGCCATCTGCCGGTGCTGGTCAATCGAAGCGGTGCCAAGCTGAGCAAGCAGAACCTCGCACCGGCGCTCGATCTCTCCCGCGCGCGGCAGAATCTCCATGCCGTACTGACGCTGCTGCGACTCGAACCGCCGCCGGCACTGCGGCATGAAGCGGTGCGGACCCAGCTCGATTGGGCCACGCCCCGCTGGTCGCTGGCCGCGCTGCAGGGCTGCCGCAGCCTGCCGATGCCGGAACGGCTGGCGGATTGA
- a CDS encoding 4-phosphoerythronate dehydrogenase codes for MRIVADENIPLLDPLFAPLGEVVRVPGRAITPALLRDADLLLVRSLTRVDAELVRGSSIKFVGSATIGVDHLDCEPLRQLGIEVANAPGCNARAVAEYLLSLLLTLREAERLPPQPRVAVVGLGSVGQQLCALLRTLGWPLDCVDPYRPDLANSDLDAAMQADVITLHTPLTRQGDHPTWHLFDAARLARLHDGQLLINSGRGAVIDHQALLARLQQPRAPSVALDVWEGEPNIDPALLDRLVLGTPHIAGHSLEGKMRGAWQLRQAIGAWLELPPLPPLDTFLPPPLLREVTLAAAADPLDLLLQVMRLLYDIRLDDWRLRRALAQDPSAATFDRLRKHYPGRREFASLRLRLPAEAEATRALFAALGFAVV; via the coding sequence CTGCGAATCGTCGCCGACGAAAACATCCCGCTGCTCGATCCGCTGTTTGCGCCGCTCGGCGAAGTGGTCAGGGTGCCCGGACGCGCCATCACGCCGGCACTGCTGCGCGACGCCGACCTGCTGCTGGTGCGCTCGCTGACCCGCGTCGATGCCGAGCTGGTGCGCGGTTCCTCGATCAAATTCGTCGGCAGCGCCACCATCGGTGTGGACCACCTGGATTGCGAGCCGCTGCGGCAGCTCGGCATCGAGGTGGCCAATGCCCCCGGCTGCAACGCCCGCGCGGTGGCCGAATATCTGCTCTCGCTGCTGCTGACGCTGCGCGAGGCAGAGCGGTTGCCGCCGCAACCCAGAGTGGCGGTGGTGGGGCTGGGCAGTGTCGGACAGCAGCTCTGCGCGCTGCTGCGCACCCTTGGTTGGCCGCTCGACTGCGTCGACCCCTACCGGCCGGATCTGGCCAACAGCGACCTCGATGCCGCCATGCAGGCCGATGTGATCACGCTGCACACCCCGCTGACCCGGCAGGGCGACCATCCCACCTGGCATCTGTTCGATGCGGCGCGACTGGCGCGGCTGCATGACGGCCAGTTGCTGATCAACAGCGGCCGTGGCGCGGTGATCGACCACCAGGCGCTGCTGGCACGGCTGCAACAGCCCAGGGCACCCAGCGTGGCGCTGGATGTCTGGGAGGGTGAGCCCAACATCGACCCGGCCCTGCTCGATCGGCTGGTGCTCGGCACGCCGCACATCGCCGGCCACAGCCTGGAGGGCAAGATGCGCGGTGCCTGGCAGCTGCGTCAGGCGATCGGTGCATGGCTGGAGCTGCCGCCGCTGCCGCCACTCGACACCTTCCTGCCGCCACCGCTGCTGCGCGAGGTCACGCTGGCCGCGGCGGCCGATCCGCTCGACCTGCTGCTGCAGGTGATGCGACTGCTCTACGACATCCGCCTCGACGACTGGCGATTGCGGCGCGCACTGGCGCAGGACCCTTCAGCCGCCACCTTCGACCGGCTGCGCAAGCACTACCCCGGCCGCCGCGAATTTGCCTCCCTGCGGCTGCGGCTGCCGGCCGAGGCCGAAGCCACCCGGGCGCTGTTCGCCGCGCTGGGTTTTGCGGTGGTTTGA
- a CDS encoding PA2778 family cysteine peptidase, whose protein sequence is MSALRWRPLGALLLLWLAGCTQWSPPAGTAASPTLELSATPFFPQARYQCGPAALATLLVDAGVETTPDQLAPQVYLPQRAGSLQPELIAASRRAGRIPYRLDPHWSAIEAELAAGRPVLVLQNLGFSFWPRWHYAVVIGHDARHEGVILRSGTERRQRLPMRQFLYSWQQSDHWALVVLKPGELPANVDSTRYLAELAVWERQGRNTAALRGYLAAVERWPDQPTARLGAGNMLHARGDHAAAAQQYRALLRLRPEDPVALNNLADTLAQLGCRDQALTLIERGLRQPALAPAVRDTMVATRAEISARPATAAATECAAPAAP, encoded by the coding sequence TTGAGCGCACTGCGCTGGCGCCCGCTGGGCGCCCTGCTGCTGCTGTGGCTGGCCGGCTGCACACAGTGGTCGCCGCCAGCCGGGACAGCCGCCTCGCCGACGCTTGAGCTGAGCGCGACACCCTTCTTTCCCCAGGCACGCTACCAGTGCGGACCCGCGGCCCTGGCCACGCTGCTGGTCGATGCCGGGGTCGAGACCACGCCCGATCAGCTTGCACCACAGGTCTACCTGCCGCAGCGGGCCGGCAGCCTGCAACCGGAGCTGATCGCGGCCAGCCGCCGGGCCGGTCGCATTCCCTACCGGCTCGATCCACACTGGTCGGCGATCGAGGCCGAACTGGCCGCCGGCCGGCCGGTGCTGGTGCTGCAGAATCTCGGTTTCTCCTTCTGGCCGCGCTGGCACTATGCGGTGGTGATCGGCCACGATGCCCGGCACGAGGGGGTGATCCTGCGCTCCGGCACCGAACGGCGCCAGCGGCTGCCGATGCGCCAGTTTCTCTACAGTTGGCAGCAGAGCGACCACTGGGCACTGGTGGTGCTGAAGCCGGGTGAACTGCCGGCCAACGTCGACAGCACACGTTATCTGGCCGAACTGGCCGTGTGGGAGCGCCAGGGTCGCAACACGGCCGCGCTGCGTGGCTATCTGGCGGCAGTCGAACGCTGGCCGGATCAACCCACCGCCCGACTGGGTGCCGGCAACATGCTCCACGCCCGCGGTGACCATGCCGCCGCAGCGCAACAGTACCGTGCACTGTTGCGGCTGCGTCCCGAGGATCCAGTCGCGCTCAACAACCTGGCCGACACCCTGGCGCAGCTCGGCTGCCGCGACCAGGCGTTGACACTGATCGAACGCGGCCTGCGACAGCCTGCGCTCGCCCCGGCAGTGCGCGATACCATGGTGGCGACCCGTGCCGAGATCAGCGCCCGGCCGGCGACCGCAGCCGCTACGGAGTGTGCAGCGCCTGCCGCGCCGTAG
- the dksA gene encoding RNA polymerase-binding protein DksA, producing MAAKEHSRAEAILKTFSPYKEKKGEEYMNPQQLAHFRNILQTWKKELMEEVDHTVHHMQDEAANFPDPSDRASQEEEFSLELRTRDRERKLIKKIESTLERIDQGEYGFCDACGIEIGIRRLEARPTASLCVDCKTLDEIKEKQQRG from the coding sequence ATGGCAGCCAAGGAGCATTCACGCGCTGAAGCCATTCTCAAGACCTTTTCGCCCTACAAAGAGAAGAAGGGCGAGGAGTACATGAATCCGCAGCAGCTCGCACACTTCAGGAACATCCTGCAGACATGGAAGAAAGAACTGATGGAAGAGGTCGACCACACCGTCCACCACATGCAGGATGAGGCCGCCAACTTCCCCGATCCCTCCGACCGCGCCAGCCAGGAAGAGGAGTTCAGCCTCGAACTGCGCACCCGCGACCGCGAGCGCAAGCTGATCAAGAAGATCGAATCGACCCTCGAGCGCATCGACCAGGGCGAATATGGCTTCTGCGACGCCTGCGGCATCGAGATCGGCATCCGTCGGCTCGAGGCGCGCCCGACCGCCAGCCTCTGTGTCGACTGCAAGACGCTGGATGAAATCAAGGAAAAGCAGCAACGCGGCTGA
- a CDS encoding PA2779 family protein, which translates to MQSRLLKRSLIALLVTQSVALATVQPAAAALISTESALTLEQRQSRLAPLQQALARADVQAKLIEKGVDPQAAAARIANLSDAEIASIQQQIDQLPAGGDGLFAVLGIVFIVLLILDFVGATNVFRSV; encoded by the coding sequence ATGCAATCCAGACTTCTCAAACGTTCACTGATCGCGCTGCTGGTGACCCAGTCGGTGGCGCTGGCCACCGTGCAGCCGGCTGCGGCCGCGCTGATCTCGACCGAAAGCGCGCTGACGCTGGAGCAGCGTCAGAGCCGGCTCGCGCCGCTGCAACAGGCGCTGGCACGGGCCGATGTGCAGGCAAAACTGATCGAGAAGGGTGTCGACCCGCAGGCGGCGGCCGCCCGCATCGCCAACCTGAGCGACGCGGAGATTGCCTCGATCCAGCAGCAGATCGACCAGTTGCCAGCCGGCGGTGACGGCCTGTTCGCGGTGCTCGGTATCGTCTTTATCGTGCTGCTGATTCTCGACTTCGTCGGCGCGACCAACGTCTTTCGCTCCGTTTGA
- the cadR gene encoding Cd(II)/Pb(II)-responsive transcriptional regulator gives MRIGELARATGVDVETIRYYEKSGLLPAPARHDNGYRAYDRSHLERLSFIRHCRALDIPLADVQRLLRFIEQPEADCGDIDQLIAAQLNRVQARIVSLQALALQLDTLRRRCGTARTARDCGILQELVAAAHGESCACHAS, from the coding sequence ATGCGCATCGGTGAACTGGCGCGGGCCACTGGCGTCGATGTCGAGACCATTCGCTACTACGAAAAAAGCGGACTGCTGCCGGCGCCGGCGCGCCATGACAACGGCTACCGCGCCTACGACCGTTCGCACCTGGAGCGGCTCAGCTTCATCCGCCACTGCCGCGCGCTGGACATCCCGCTGGCCGACGTACAGCGGCTGCTGCGCTTCATTGAGCAGCCCGAGGCCGACTGCGGTGACATCGATCAACTGATCGCGGCGCAGTTGAACCGGGTGCAGGCGCGCATCGTCAGCCTGCAGGCGCTGGCACTGCAACTGGATACGCTGCGCCGGCGGTGCGGCACCGCCCGCACCGCCCGTGACTGCGGCATCCTGCAGGAGCTGGTGGCCGCTGCCCACGGCGAATCCTGCGCCTGCCACGCATCATGA
- a CDS encoding thermonuclease family protein — MGRVIRMLPLLGVLALALACARSAPAAGNEGQPIAGGAFVIDGDTLTVAGQRIRLYGIDAPEFHQLCQRDGEPWRCGQAATVALTEFIGRRPVRCEPRDREPDSFEQGRHRYGRVIAVCSVGGAELNRWLVAEGHALAYRHYSSDYVADETQAQRARKGVWGSEFEPPWVWRHQSNGVSRRSTLAPSTTPPARTAAEAECGTKKRCAQMSSCAEARDHLTRCDIKSLDGDGDGVPCESLCR, encoded by the coding sequence ATGGGCAGAGTGATTCGAATGTTGCCATTGCTCGGTGTACTGGCGCTGGCATTGGCCTGTGCGCGCAGCGCACCGGCGGCGGGCAACGAAGGGCAGCCGATTGCAGGCGGCGCGTTCGTGATCGATGGCGACACCCTGACGGTTGCGGGGCAGCGCATTCGCCTGTACGGCATCGATGCGCCTGAGTTTCATCAGCTGTGTCAACGCGATGGAGAACCCTGGCGCTGCGGGCAAGCCGCCACCGTGGCGCTGACGGAGTTCATCGGGCGGCGTCCGGTGCGCTGCGAGCCCAGGGATCGGGAGCCGGACTCCTTCGAACAGGGGCGCCACCGCTACGGCAGGGTGATTGCGGTCTGTTCGGTGGGAGGCGCGGAGCTCAACCGCTGGCTGGTCGCCGAGGGACATGCGCTCGCTTACCGCCATTACAGCAGCGACTACGTGGCGGATGAAACGCAGGCGCAGCGCGCCCGCAAGGGGGTGTGGGGCTCGGAGTTCGAGCCGCCGTGGGTGTGGCGCCACCAGTCGAACGGTGTCAGCCGGCGGAGCACGCTGGCGCCCTCCACCACGCCACCCGCGCGCACTGCCGCCGAAGCGGAGTGCGGCACCAAGAAGCGCTGCGCGCAGATGTCGAGCTGCGCGGAGGCGCGCGACCATCTGACGCGCTGCGACATCAAGTCGCTGGATGGCGATGGCGATGGGGTGCCGTGCGAGTCGCTGTGCCGGTAG
- a CDS encoding EamA family transporter, with protein MNGQRISGILAALAAALLFGASTPLAKLLLTRIDPWLLAALLYLGSGVGLWLLRRLGRAEAVRLERGDWGWLAAAIAAGGVAAPLLLMFALSAMPATTAALLLNAEAVLTVLLAWFLFREPFDRRIAAGMLTIVAGALLLSWPQRLQLATLWPTLALLAAALAWAIDNNLTRKIALADASFIAMSKGLIAGSTNLLLALQLRVDWPAPGVVATAALLGLLCYGVSLTLFVVALRQLGAARTSAYFGLAPFWGALLAIALLGEPLTPQLLVAALLMAVGVALHLTERHQHLHHHAPMSHRHRHHHALDGDPHHDHSHAEPVPPGTGHSHFHHHPALSHDHPHFPDAHHGHRHPD; from the coding sequence ATGAACGGCCAGCGCATCAGTGGCATCCTCGCTGCGCTGGCCGCGGCGCTGCTGTTCGGCGCCAGCACACCGCTGGCCAAGCTGCTGCTGACGCGGATCGACCCCTGGCTGCTGGCCGCGCTGCTCTATCTGGGCTCCGGCGTCGGTCTGTGGCTGCTGCGGCGGCTGGGCCGTGCCGAGGCAGTGCGGCTCGAACGCGGTGACTGGGGCTGGCTGGCGGCCGCCATTGCCGCCGGTGGTGTGGCCGCACCGCTGCTGCTGATGTTCGCGCTGTCGGCGATGCCCGCCACCACGGCCGCGCTGCTGCTCAATGCCGAGGCGGTGCTGACCGTGTTGCTGGCCTGGTTTCTGTTCAGGGAGCCGTTCGACCGCCGCATTGCAGCGGGGATGCTGACCATCGTCGCCGGCGCCCTGCTGCTGAGCTGGCCGCAGCGGCTGCAACTGGCCACGCTCTGGCCCACCCTGGCCCTGCTCGCTGCCGCGCTGGCCTGGGCGATCGACAACAACCTCACCCGCAAGATCGCGCTGGCCGATGCCTCTTTCATCGCGATGAGCAAGGGATTGATCGCCGGTTCGACCAACCTGCTGCTGGCACTCCAGCTGCGGGTCGACTGGCCAGCGCCGGGCGTGGTGGCGACTGCCGCGCTGCTGGGCCTCCTCTGCTATGGCGTCAGCCTGACGCTGTTCGTGGTCGCGCTGCGGCAGCTTGGTGCCGCGCGCACCAGTGCCTACTTCGGTCTGGCGCCGTTCTGGGGCGCGCTGCTGGCCATCGCGCTGCTGGGTGAACCGCTCACGCCGCAACTGCTGGTGGCCGCACTGCTGATGGCGGTGGGTGTGGCGCTGCATCTGACGGAGCGACACCAGCATCTGCACCACCATGCGCCGATGAGTCACCGCCACCGCCATCACCACGCACTGGATGGCGATCCGCACCATGACCACAGCCATGCCGAACCGGTACCGCCCGGCACAGGCCACAGCCACTTTCACCACCATCCGGCGCTCAGCCACGACCATCCGCACTTTCCCGACGCCCACCATGGCCATCGTCACCCCGATTGA